The DNA window CGCCTCGATGCCCTGCCACGGATCGTCCAGCAACTGCTTCATGCCGAGCGAGATGCGGTGGGTTTCGTGGTTGATCTTGATGATCTTGACCTTGACGGTCTGGCCGATGGTCAGCACTTCGGTCGGGTGATTGACCCGGCGCCAGGCGATATCGGTGACGTGCAAGAGGCCGTCGATGCCGCCGAGGTCGACGAACGCGCCGTAATCGGTGATGTTCTTGACGACGCCGTCGATGACCTGGCCCTCTTCGAGATTCTGCACCAGTTCCTGGCGCTGCTCGGCGCGGGTCTCTTCCAGCACGGTGCGGCGTGACACCACGATGTTGCCGCGGCGCCGGTCCATCTTGAGTATCTGGAACGGCTGCGAATTGTTCATCAGCGGTGCGACGTCGCGGATCGGACGGATGTCGACCTGCGAACGCGGCAGGAAGGCCACCGCGCCGTCGAGATCGACGGTGAAGCCGCCCTTGACCTGATTGAAGATGACGCCGTGCACCTTCTCGTTATTGTTGAAAGCCTTTTCGAGCTTGCCCCAGCTTTCCTCGCGGCGCGCCTTGTCGCGCGACAGGACGGCTTCCCCGAGCGCATTCTCGATGCGGTCGAGAAACACCTCGACCTCGTCGCCGACCTTGAGTTCGCTTTCGCGGCCGGGCCCTGCGAATTCGCGCAGCGCCACGCGGCCTTCGGTCTTCAGGCCGACGTCAATGACGGCCATGTCTTTCTCGATCGCAACAACGATGCCCTTAATGACGGAGCTTTCCTGCAGATTGCCGCCGGCAAAGGACTCGTCGAGCATGGCGGCAAAATCGTCGCGGGAAGGATTATAGGAAGTAGCAGTCGAAGCCATTTGTTCTCCAGATGCGGGTGTCGCCGGCGATTGGGGTTAAGGGCGCATCGGGCGTGAAGTGTTAGAGGTCCGCAAACCCTAACGACCGCCTCGCGAAAAAAAATCGCAACAGCGGGCCGGCAGCATGCCTGCACGTTCGATACGTTGAATTCGTCCGGAACCTAAAACGAGTTTATCGATCTCGAAGCCTGGAGCGGGCTTTCCTCCAATGACGGCAGCGGTTTGGTTTGCAAGCCTTCAAATGAAAGCCTTCAAACCCGCTGCCGGCCCGCTCGGACGGCCTCGACAATGTCGATGGCGGCCCGGACGCCGCCTTCTATATCCAAATTGGAGTTGTCGAGCAAGTAAGCATCCGGTGCCGCTTTTAAAGGCGCGATGGTCCTGTTCTGGTCGCGCTCGTCGCGTTTGAGGATATCCGCCAGCACCGCCGCCTCGTCGGCGTTCTCGCCGCGCGCTTTCGCCTCCAGGGTCCGGCGCCGGGCCCGGACTTTCGGGTCGGCCACGACGAATATCTTCACATCGGCGTGCGGGCAGATCACGGTTCCGATATCGCGGCCGTCGAGCACCGCGCCGGGCGGATCGGCGGCGAATTGGCGCTGAAAATTCAGCAGTACCTCCCGCACCTTGGGGATCGCCGAAACCACCGAGGCGGCGTCGCCCACCTCCTGGGTCTTCAGCGCCGGGTTGCCGAACTTTTCGGGGTCGAGCTCGAGTGCCGCGGAGACCGCGAGCATCTCATCGGTCAGGTCGGCGCCGGCGTCCATGAGCGCCTTGGCCACCGCGCGGTAGATCACACCGGTATCGAGGTGACGATAGCCGTAATGCCTGGCGAGCCGCTTGCCGAGCGTGCCTTTTCCCGAGGCCGCGGGTCCGTCGATGGCGATGATCATGAAAACTCCGCCCCAAGCGAGCGCATCATCGGGATGAAATCCGGAAAGCTGGTGGCGATGAAGGCGGTGTCGTCGACCTTCACCGGCTTGTCGGAGGCTAGCCCCATCACCAGCGCCGACATCGCGATCCGATGATCCATGTGGGTGGCGACCAGGCCGCCGCCGGGCACGTAGCCCTTGCCCTCGACGATCATGTCGTCGCCGGATATCTCGACCCTGACGCCGTTGACGCGCAGCATGGCGGCGGTGGCTTCCAGCCGGTCGGATTCCTTGACCCGCAATTCCCGCAGGCCGCGCATGATGGTGGTGCCTTCGGCGAAGCTCGCCGCCACCGCCAGCACCAGATATTCGTCGATCATCGAGGGCGCCCGTTCGGGGGGCACCTCGACGCCGCGCAGTTTCGAGGCGCGCACGCGCAGCTGCGCCATCGGTTCGCCGGCATCGCCGCGCAGCTCGCTTTCCTCGATCGACGCGCCCATCTCGCGCAGCGTCGTGAGCAGCCCGGTGCGCAGCGGATTGGTCATGACATCCGACAGAACGAGGTCGGAGCCTTCGACGATCAGGGCCGCCACGATCGGGAACGCCGCCGATGACGGATCGGCCGGCACCACGACGTCGGCGCCGTGCAGCTCGGACTGACCGGTGAGCGCGATTTTGCGGCCGTGACGGCCCTCAGGCGTCGAGACGATCTGCGCCCCAAAATGCTTCAGCATCAGCTCGGTATGGTCGCGGCTCGCCTCGGTCTCGATCACGGTGGTAACGCCCGGTGCGGCCAGCCCCGCCAGCAGCACGGCGGATTTGATCTGCGCCGAGGCCACCGGCGTGCGGTACAGGATCGGCAAGGGATCGCGGGCCCCCTGAAGCGTCAACGGCAGGCGGCCGCCCTCCCCGCTTACGCCGACCCGCGCGCCCATCAATTCCAGGGGATCGAGCACCCGCCGCATCGGCCTGCTGCGCAGCGAGGCGTCGCCATCGAAGATCGCCGTGATCGGGCAGCCCGCCACCGCACCCATCACCAGCCGGCAGCCGGTGCCGGAATTGCCGAAATCGAGCGGATTCTCCGGCTGGGCGAAGCCGGCCACGCCGACACCCCGCACCGACCAGGCGAAATCGCCGGTTCGCTCGACCCGGGCACCCAACGCCCGCATCGCCTTGGCGGTATTGAGCACATCTTCGCCCTCGAGCAGGCCGGTAATCCGGGTTTCGCCGACCGCCAGCGCGCCCAAAATCAGGGCACGGTGCGAGATCGACTTGTCGCCGGGGACGCGGACCTTCCCGGTCAGGGAACCGCTGGGACGTGCCTCAAGCGGCGCTGGTTGATCGGGAAGGTGATTTGAATGAGTCAAGATTGTGTCCTCTGCGCCGGCGGCAGGTATCACATGGGCCGCCCGACGTCACGCGGCCGTCCGCCTTCCGCAAAGCGCTATTGACAGCAGCGTGGCAACTAGCCAAGTGAAGCACCGTTTTTCAGAAATTCCCAGGATTCCACACGTGGCCAAATCCGATCTCGGAACCAAACGCATTTGCCCCACGACGGGCAAGAAATTCTATGATCTCAACAAGAACCCGGTGATTTCACCCTACACCGGCGAGGTGGTGCCGATTGCGCCGATTCCGCCGCCGCGGACCCGCGCCGACGCCGCCGCCCGCGCCAGTGCGGCCGCCGCCGCCTCCGCCGCCGAGGCGACGCCGGAGCCGGTGGAGGCCGAAGAGTTGGTGCCGCTCGAGGAAGCCGATGCCGAGGAAAACACCGGCAAGGTCAAGGCGGTCGTTCCCGAGTCGGAAGACGACATCGAGATCGACGAGACCATTGAAGACGACGACGATGACGATTCCACCTTCATCGCCGACGAGGAAGAAGGCGACGAGGACGTCACCGACATCATCGGCGACGTCGGCGGCGACGAGGAGACTTGAGATCGGCCCTGAACTGTGTTCAGGGTTTTCTCCCGCGCATCACCCAAGGCGCGCGGGCAGCATGATCCGGAAAAGTGGCGACCGGTTTTCCGAAAAAATCATGCTCAAAAATAGAGTTAAGGGGCCATAGCTCAGCTGGGAGAGCGCTTGCATGGCATGCAAGAGGTCGGCGGTTCGATCCCGCCTGGCTCCACCACGCTTCGCCCTTCGGGCTACGCGTGGCGCAGCCACGCAAGAGCCCGAAGAGCGAAGCGTGCCCGGCGTAGCCCCCTTGGGCGAAGACGGGCTGGAGACGGGATCCGATACCATCTAAGATTTGGGCTCGCCCATAGGTGAGCGCCCATGTGGTACGTTTACATTATCCGCAGCATCCATTTTCCAGGACAGGAATACACCGGCGCGACCGCAGACCTGAAGCGGCGGATACCTGAACATAACGCCGGCAAGTCCACCCACACCGCAAAATTCACACCCTGGGAATTGGTTTGGTATTGCGCTTTTCCGGACAAATACAAAGCACTGGAATTCGAAAAATATCTCAAATCCCACTCCGGCCGGGCATTTGCGAAGAAGCGCCTCTGATGCTTAATGCGCGCGACGACGTCTCTCACTAACATCCGCAAGAAACGCCCATGACCGCAGAAACTGTCCCCGCCGGCGCGATGACCGGATTGCGCGTGATCGACCTGACGCGTGTGCTCGGCGGACCCTACTGCACGCAAATCCTTGCCGATCACGGCGCCGACGTGATCAAGGTCGAGCCGCCCGCCGGCGACGAGGTGCGTGACTGGGGACCGCCGTTCCACGACGAGGACGCGGCCTATTTCGTCGGCATCAACCGCAACAAGCGTTCGATCGGACTCGACCTCGCATCCGAGGGCGGGCGCGCCGTGCTGATGAAGCTGTTGGAGGGCGCCGACGTCCTGATCGAAAACTTCAAGCCCGGCACGCTCGACAGATGGGGCATCGGCAACGATGTGCTTCGGGCAAAATTTCCGAAGCTGGTGCACTGCCGGATTTCCGGCTTCGGCGCCGACGGCCCGCGCGGCGGCAATCCCGGCTATGACGCCATCATCCAGGCCATGACCGGAATGATCGCCGCGACCGGATCGCCGCAAAGCGGTCCGATGCGGATCGGCGTTCCCCTGGTCGACATCTCGACCGGGCTTTACGCGGCGATCGGGATTCTGATGGCGCTGTCGGAACGGCAAAAATCCGGCCTCGGGCAGTTTCTCGAAACCACGCTGTACGAAACCGGCCTGGCCATCATGCATCCGCACGCCGCGAATTATTTCATGCACGGCAAGCCGCCGCAGCTCACCGGCAACGAGCATCCGAACCTCGTGCCCTACGCGATTTTCCCGACCCGCACCGCCAATATCTTTATCGGCGTCGGCAATGACGGCACCTTCCGCAAGCTGGCCAGGGAGATCGGCAAGCCCGGACTCGGCACCGATCCGCGTTTTGCGCGCAACAAGGATCGCGTCGCCAACCGCGATGCGCTGCGCGTCGAGCTCGCCGCGGTGTTCAGCCAGCACGACGCCGAGCCATTGTGCGCCCGCCTGCTCGCCGCCGGTCTGCCGGCCGGCCCGGTGCAATCGATCGACACCGCGCTGACCAACGCCCACACCGTCCACCGCGGCGACGTCATCGAAAAGGACTGGTACAAAGGCGTGGCATCTCCGGTCCGCTTCGAGCGCACCAAGGCTGCGTTGCGCAACGTCCCGCCGAAATTCAGCGAGCACGCGGCCTCGGTGCTGACCGAGTTCGGATATTCCAGCGACGAGATCGAAGCCCTGGTCGGCCAGGGCGTGGTCTGCGGGCCCGAAAGGAAGCGCTAGAGAAAGATGGTTTTGGATTGAATCGGTCTGGACACTTCGGGTTCACACCTCTCCCCAGCGGGGAGAGGTCGATTTGCGCGGCAAATCGGGTGAGGGGGTGCTGCACCGACGATAGATCGTAACCCCTCACCCGGCGCTACGCGCCGACCTCTCCCTATGGGAGAGGTAAAGTTTCCGCTGCGTCGCAGCTCATCTCAACACGCTTTAGCCCCTATGGATGATGCGCTGCGCCCCGTCGGGTACGCCGGCGAGCCTCCGCCCATTTTACCGCTTCCCTTGGCCGGCGCTTCCCCCGTACCATCCGCTCGCTTATAGGTCATTTGCACGTCATCCGGCGCTGTTAACGCGCGCAATGATGGTGACGGTCCACTGGGGGAGGAATTTTTAATGGCTATCCGGCAATTAGGCGCTGCCGCGGCAGTCGCTGCCACGCTTGCACTCGCGACGCCCGCTTATGCGGTGACCGAGATTCAATGGTGGCACGCGATGACCGGCCCGAACAACGACGTCGTGGTCAAGCTCGCCAACGATTTCAACGCGTCGCAAAGCGACTACAAGATCGTCCCGACCTTCAAGGGCAGTTACGCCGATACGCTGAATGCCGGGATCGCGGCGTTCCGGGCCGGCAACGCGCCGGGCATCATGCAGGTGTTCGAGGTCGGAACCGCGACCATGATGGCCGCCAAGGGCGCCGTCAAACCGGTTTCCGAGCTGATGAAGGAGCAAGGCGAGACCTTCGATCCCAAATCCTATCTGCCGGCAATCACCGGATACTACTCGACCTCGAAGGGCGAGATGCTGTCGTTTCCGTTCAATTCGTCGAGCATGGTGATGTGGATAAATCTCGACGCTCTCAAGAACGCCAATATCGCCGAGCCGCCGAAGACCTGGCCGGAAGTGTTTGCCGACGCCAGAAAGCTGCATGCCACGAACCCGACCTGCGGCTTCTCCACTGCCTGGATCACCTGGGCGCTGATCGAACAGTTTTCCGCCTGGCATAACGTGCCGATCGGTACCAGGGCCAACGGCCTCGACGGCTTCGACACCGTGCTCGAGTTCAACACCCCGCTGGAAACCAAGCTGCTGGAAAACCTGGTCGAGCTGCAGAAGGACAAGAGCTACGATTATTCGGGGCGCACCAACACCGGCGAAGGCCGCTTCACGTCGGGCGAATGCCCGATGTTCATGACCTCCTCGGCGTTCTATCCGAGCGCCAAGGCCAGCGCCAAGTTCGCCTTCACCGCGATCCCGATGCCGTATTTTCCCGACGTCAAGGGAGCGCCGCAAAATTCCATCATCGGCGGCGCGTCGCTGTGGGTGATGGGCGGCAAGACGCCCGCGGAATACAAGGGAATCGCCAAATTCTTCACCTTCCTGTCCGACACCGACCGCCAAGTCTATCTGCACGAGGTTTCCGGGTATCTGCCGATCACGAAAGCCGCCTACGAAAAGACCAAGGCCTCCGGCTTCTACGAAAAAAACCCGATCCTCGAAGTCCCGCTGAAGGAATTGACCAACAAGCCGCCGACCGAAAATTCGCGCGGCCTGCGTTTCGGCGGCATGGTGCAGATGCGTGACGTCTGGTCCGAGGAGATCGAGGCGGCCCTCGCCGGCAAGAAGTCGGCGAAGGAGGCTCTCGATGCGGCCGTGTCGCGCGGCAACCAGATGCTCCGCCAGTTTGAGCGCACCGCCGTCAAGTGACGGCCGCGAGGATCGCGGCCGGGCGCAACCTGGCCGCGATCCGTCCAGCGAGGCATCATGGAAACCCGGGCGATCTTTTCAGGCAAGCTGCTGCCCTATCTTCTGATCCTGCCGCAGCTTGCGGTTTCCCTGATCTTTTTCTACTGGCCGGCGGTACAGGCGCTGCAGCAGTCGTTTCTGGTGCAGGACGCCTTCGGACTCTCGACCGAGTTCGTGTGGTTCGAGAACTACATCAACCTGCTGCAAACCCCTGAATATTATCAGGCGATCGGCGTCACCTTCGTGTTCTCGGCGCTGGTGGTGTTTTTCTCGCTCAGCCTCGGCCTGCTGCTGGCGGTGATGGCCAACCGCAACATCCGGGGCGTCCAGATCTATCGCACCTTTCTGATCGTGCCCTACGCGGTGGCGCCGGCGGTCGCCAGCGTGCTGTTCATCTTCATGTTCCAGCCCGGCCTCGGCATGATCGCGCGCGCGATGCAACGCGCGGGCATCGACTGGAATCCGGTGCTGAACGGCACCCATGCGATGATCCTGGTCGTCATCGTCGCGGTCTGGAACCAGATCAGCTACAATTTTCTGTTCTTCCTCGCCGGCCTGCAGGCGATCCCGAAAAGCGTGATCGAGGCCGCGGCGATCGACGGCGCCAAGCCGATGCGGCGCTTCTGGACCATCGTCTTCCCGCTGCTGTCGCCGACGACGTTCTTCCTGATCATCGTCAACATCACCTACGTCTTCTTCAACACGCTCGGCATCATCGACACCGCGACCGGCGGCGGCCCCAACGGTGCCACGCAAACCCTGGTCTACAAGGTGTTTCAGGACGGCAAGGCCGGCGCCGATCTCGGCGGCTCGGCGGCGCAATCGGTGATCCTGATGGTGATCGTGGTGGCGCTGACCGCGTTTCAGTTTCGCTACGTCGAAAAGAAGGTTCATTACTGAGCGCCATGGTCGAACATCGCCGATTTGGAAACTTGCTGCCCCATCTCGTCCTGCTGGCCGGCGTCGCCATCGTCGCCTTTCCGGTCTACCTCGCCATCATCGCCTCGACCCACGACAATGCGGTGATCGCCAACGGCCAGATGCCGCTGATCCCCGGCTCCCACGCCATCGAGACCTACTGGAACACCCTCGTCGCCGGCACCGGCAGGACCACGCGCCAGCCGGTCGGCGGCATGATGCTGAACAGCCTGATCATGGCGCTCGGTATCGCGGCGGGAAAGATCGCAATCTCGATCATCTCGGCCTATGCGATCGTGTTCTTCTCGTTCCCGTTCCGGATGACGGCGTTCTGGACCATCTTCATCACCCTGATGCTGCCGGTCGAGGTGCGCATCTATCCGACCTACAAGATCACCAGCGATCTGCACATGCTCGATTCCTACGCCGGGCTGATCCTGCCCCTGATCGCGTCGGCAACCGCGACGCTGCTGTTCCGCCAGTTCTTCATGACGGTGCCGAAGGAGCTGGTGGAGGCCTCCAAAATCGACGGCGCCGGCCCGATCCGGTTTTTCTGGGATACGCTATTGCCGCTTTCGGTCACCAACATCGCCGCGTTGTTCGTGATCCTCTTCATCTATGGCTGGAATCAATATCTCTGGCCGCTGCTGATTACGACGCGCGATGACATGCAGACCATCGTCATCGGCATCAAGAAGATCATCGACGTGCACGACGCCCTGACCGAATGGCAGGTGGCGATGGCGACCGCTGTGCTCGCCATGCTGCCGCCGGTCGCGGTGGTCGTGCTGATGCAACGCCTCTTCGTCAAGGGCCTGATCGAGACGGAGAAGTGAAGATGGCGAATAGCGAATGCCGAGGTGCGAGTAGAGCGGCTTGGCGCCCCTTGCCGGCTTGTACTTCCCTATTCGCCATTGGCTATTCGCTGTTCGCCCCTACCGGAAAATCGCATGGCTAGCGTCACGCTCAGAAACGTAACCAAGACCTATCCCGGCGGCTTTGACGCCATCAAGGGCATCGGCCTGGAAGTCGCCGACGGCCAGTTCTGCGTGCTGGTCGGCCCTTCCGGCTGCGGCAAATCCACGCTGCTGCGGATGGTCGCGGGGCTCGAGACCATCACCGGCGGCGAGATCGACATCGGCGGGCGCATCGTCAACTGGATCGAGCCGGCTGAGCGCGACATCGCCATGGTGTTCCAGAA is part of the Bradyrhizobium erythrophlei genome and encodes:
- the cmk gene encoding (d)CMP kinase, translated to MIIAIDGPAASGKGTLGKRLARHYGYRHLDTGVIYRAVAKALMDAGADLTDEMLAVSAALELDPEKFGNPALKTQEVGDAASVVSAIPKVREVLLNFQRQFAADPPGAVLDGRDIGTVICPHADVKIFVVADPKVRARRRTLEAKARGENADEAAVLADILKRDERDQNRTIAPLKAAPDAYLLDNSNLDIEGGVRAAIDIVEAVRAGRQRV
- the aroA gene encoding 3-phosphoshikimate 1-carboxyvinyltransferase gives rise to the protein MTHSNHLPDQPAPLEARPSGSLTGKVRVPGDKSISHRALILGALAVGETRITGLLEGEDVLNTAKAMRALGARVERTGDFAWSVRGVGVAGFAQPENPLDFGNSGTGCRLVMGAVAGCPITAIFDGDASLRSRPMRRVLDPLELMGARVGVSGEGGRLPLTLQGARDPLPILYRTPVASAQIKSAVLLAGLAAPGVTTVIETEASRDHTELMLKHFGAQIVSTPEGRHGRKIALTGQSELHGADVVVPADPSSAAFPIVAALIVEGSDLVLSDVMTNPLRTGLLTTLREMGASIEESELRGDAGEPMAQLRVRASKLRGVEVPPERAPSMIDEYLVLAVAASFAEGTTIMRGLRELRVKESDRLEATAAMLRVNGVRVEISGDDMIVEGKGYVPGGGLVATHMDHRIAMSALVMGLASDKPVKVDDTAFIATSFPDFIPMMRSLGAEFS
- a CDS encoding TIGR02300 family protein; the encoded protein is MAKSDLGTKRICPTTGKKFYDLNKNPVISPYTGEVVPIAPIPPPRTRADAAARASAAAAASAAEATPEPVEAEELVPLEEADAEENTGKVKAVVPESEDDIEIDETIEDDDDDDSTFIADEEEGDEDVTDIIGDVGGDEET
- a CDS encoding GIY-YIG nuclease family protein, with translation MWYVYIIRSIHFPGQEYTGATADLKRRIPEHNAGKSTHTAKFTPWELVWYCAFPDKYKALEFEKYLKSHSGRAFAKKRL
- a CDS encoding CaiB/BaiF CoA transferase family protein; translation: MTAETVPAGAMTGLRVIDLTRVLGGPYCTQILADHGADVIKVEPPAGDEVRDWGPPFHDEDAAYFVGINRNKRSIGLDLASEGGRAVLMKLLEGADVLIENFKPGTLDRWGIGNDVLRAKFPKLVHCRISGFGADGPRGGNPGYDAIIQAMTGMIAATGSPQSGPMRIGVPLVDISTGLYAAIGILMALSERQKSGLGQFLETTLYETGLAIMHPHAANYFMHGKPPQLTGNEHPNLVPYAIFPTRTANIFIGVGNDGTFRKLAREIGKPGLGTDPRFARNKDRVANRDALRVELAAVFSQHDAEPLCARLLAAGLPAGPVQSIDTALTNAHTVHRGDVIEKDWYKGVASPVRFERTKAALRNVPPKFSEHAASVLTEFGYSSDEIEALVGQGVVCGPERKR
- the ugpB gene encoding sn-glycerol-3-phosphate ABC transporter substrate-binding protein UgpB produces the protein MAIRQLGAAAAVAATLALATPAYAVTEIQWWHAMTGPNNDVVVKLANDFNASQSDYKIVPTFKGSYADTLNAGIAAFRAGNAPGIMQVFEVGTATMMAAKGAVKPVSELMKEQGETFDPKSYLPAITGYYSTSKGEMLSFPFNSSSMVMWINLDALKNANIAEPPKTWPEVFADARKLHATNPTCGFSTAWITWALIEQFSAWHNVPIGTRANGLDGFDTVLEFNTPLETKLLENLVELQKDKSYDYSGRTNTGEGRFTSGECPMFMTSSAFYPSAKASAKFAFTAIPMPYFPDVKGAPQNSIIGGASLWVMGGKTPAEYKGIAKFFTFLSDTDRQVYLHEVSGYLPITKAAYEKTKASGFYEKNPILEVPLKELTNKPPTENSRGLRFGGMVQMRDVWSEEIEAALAGKKSAKEALDAAVSRGNQMLRQFERTAVK
- the ugpA gene encoding sn-glycerol-3-phosphate ABC transporter permease UgpA; protein product: METRAIFSGKLLPYLLILPQLAVSLIFFYWPAVQALQQSFLVQDAFGLSTEFVWFENYINLLQTPEYYQAIGVTFVFSALVVFFSLSLGLLLAVMANRNIRGVQIYRTFLIVPYAVAPAVASVLFIFMFQPGLGMIARAMQRAGIDWNPVLNGTHAMILVVIVAVWNQISYNFLFFLAGLQAIPKSVIEAAAIDGAKPMRRFWTIVFPLLSPTTFFLIIVNITYVFFNTLGIIDTATGGGPNGATQTLVYKVFQDGKAGADLGGSAAQSVILMVIVVALTAFQFRYVEKKVHY
- the ugpE gene encoding sn-glycerol-3-phosphate ABC transporter permease UgpE, giving the protein MVEHRRFGNLLPHLVLLAGVAIVAFPVYLAIIASTHDNAVIANGQMPLIPGSHAIETYWNTLVAGTGRTTRQPVGGMMLNSLIMALGIAAGKIAISIISAYAIVFFSFPFRMTAFWTIFITLMLPVEVRIYPTYKITSDLHMLDSYAGLILPLIASATATLLFRQFFMTVPKELVEASKIDGAGPIRFFWDTLLPLSVTNIAALFVILFIYGWNQYLWPLLITTRDDMQTIVIGIKKIIDVHDALTEWQVAMATAVLAMLPPVAVVVLMQRLFVKGLIETEK